Proteins from one Candidatus Atribacteria bacterium ADurb.Bin276 genomic window:
- a CDS encoding Transposase IS200 like protein: MARPVRIEFPGALYHITARGNKKENIFNHDRDRMVFLKILNETITRYQFICYAYCLMPNHYHLLIETPNGNLSLGIRELNGVYAQKLNWAYKTVGHVFQGRFKAILVEKESYLLELCRYIVLNPVRAGMVQYPWEWQWSSYQATAGQAEKLKFLSTDWILAQFHEEQNSAKKSYEDFVLAGLGIEAPWKDLKGRFILGKDSFVEKIEHFIDKKKTIQELPRVERFAARKKLTEIFNEEKLHPEKESKIYSAHVEHGYTQKEIANYLGVHYSTVSRVLKRFIEKNTRKD, translated from the coding sequence ATGACCGAGACCGAATGGTCTTTTTAAAGATCTTGAATGAGACGATAACCAGGTATCAGTTCATTTGTTATGCCTATTGTCTCATGCCGAACCATTACCATCTACTGATAGAAACTCCCAATGGGAATCTATCCCTGGGGATTAGGGAATTAAACGGAGTGTATGCCCAAAAATTGAATTGGGCTTATAAGACAGTAGGCCATGTATTCCAAGGGAGATTTAAGGCGATTTTAGTTGAGAAGGAAAGCTATTTATTAGAGTTGTGTAGGTATATTGTTTTAAATCCCGTCCGAGCAGGTATGGTGCAATATCCCTGGGAATGGCAATGGAGTAGCTATCAAGCAACGGCTGGACAAGCCGAAAAACTCAAATTTTTATCAACCGACTGGATCCTTGCTCAGTTTCATGAAGAACAAAATAGTGCCAAAAAAAGCTATGAAGACTTTGTTTTAGCTGGACTTGGGATAGAAGCTCCCTGGAAAGACCTAAAAGGGAGGTTTATTTTAGGAAAGGACAGCTTTGTTGAAAAGATTGAACATTTTATCGATAAGAAGAAAACCATCCAAGAATTACCCAGAGTTGAAAGATTTGCAGCTCGGAAGAAGTTAACTGAGATTTTTAACGAAGAGAAACTACACCCAGAAAAAGAAAGTAAGATTTACAGTGCTCATGTTGAGCATGGTTATACTCAAAAAGAGATTGCCAATTATTTAGGTGTTCACTATTCAACAGTCAGTAGAGTCTTAAAAAGGTTTATTGAGAAAAATACCAGAAAGGATTAA